One Pseudomonas tolaasii NCPPB 2192 genomic window carries:
- a CDS encoding MarR family winged helix-turn-helix transcriptional regulator: MSKNPDPCESLMLDNQLCFALHSTSLLMTKVYKPLLQALGLTYPQYLAMMVLWEEDGLTVGEISSRLLTDPGSLTPLLKRLEAEGLLSRTRSREDERVVVVELTDAGRALQDKAMGIPQCILGASGLQLEQLRKLQSDLVALRSNLQANV; this comes from the coding sequence ATGAGCAAGAACCCTGATCCGTGCGAATCCCTGATGCTGGACAACCAGCTGTGCTTCGCCCTGCACTCCACCTCGTTGCTGATGACCAAGGTCTACAAGCCCTTGCTGCAAGCCCTTGGCCTGACCTATCCGCAATACCTGGCCATGATGGTGCTGTGGGAAGAGGATGGTTTGACGGTAGGCGAAATCAGCAGCCGCCTGCTCACCGACCCCGGCTCACTGACGCCCCTGCTCAAGCGCCTCGAAGCCGAAGGCCTGCTCAGCCGTACCCGCAGCCGTGAGGATGAACGGGTGGTGGTGGTGGAACTGACCGACGCGGGTCGTGCCTTGCAGGACAAGGCGATGGGCATTCCCCAGTGCATCCTGGGGGCCAGTGGCCTGCAATTGGAGCAGTTGCGCAAGCTCCAGAGCGACCTGGTCGCGCTGCGCAGTAACCTGCAGGCCAACGTCTGA
- a CDS encoding LysR family transcriptional regulator encodes MSGYPSIDTDVLRTFVAIADQGGFTRAGEQVNRTQSAVSMQMKRLEEDVLQRKLFERDGRQVRLTPEGQVLLGYARRILKLHSEVFNTLREPHMVGLVRIGTPDDYVMRFLPGILKRFSKAYPLIQIEMHCESSHVLMQRRDLALTVISREPGNELGELLRTERMVWAASPCFCWDEHEALPLAISGLDSFCTQWTRAALDAAGRDYRLAYHSSNVAAIQAVVSSGLAVMVSMESLVTEDLRVLGSEEGFPPLPSMNLRLLRNPAMTSPITDCLAEYILEGFRL; translated from the coding sequence ATGTCAGGCTACCCCAGCATCGATACCGACGTGTTGCGCACCTTTGTCGCCATCGCCGACCAGGGCGGTTTTACCCGTGCCGGCGAACAGGTCAACCGCACCCAGTCGGCGGTGAGCATGCAGATGAAGCGTTTGGAAGAAGACGTGCTGCAACGCAAGCTGTTCGAGCGCGACGGTCGTCAGGTTCGCCTCACGCCCGAAGGTCAGGTGTTGCTGGGGTATGCGCGGCGCATCCTGAAACTGCACAGCGAGGTGTTCAACACCCTGCGCGAGCCGCATATGGTGGGGCTGGTGCGCATCGGCACGCCGGATGACTACGTGATGCGCTTCCTGCCGGGCATTCTCAAACGGTTTTCCAAGGCTTACCCGCTGATTCAAATCGAGATGCACTGCGAGTCGTCGCACGTACTGATGCAGCGCCGGGACCTGGCCTTGACCGTGATCAGCCGCGAGCCCGGCAATGAGCTCGGCGAGTTGTTGCGCACCGAGCGCATGGTGTGGGCGGCGTCGCCGTGCTTTTGTTGGGACGAGCATGAAGCCCTGCCCCTGGCGATTTCCGGCCTCGACAGCTTCTGCACCCAGTGGACCCGCGCGGCGCTGGATGCCGCTGGGCGCGACTATCGCCTGGCGTACCACAGTTCCAACGTGGCCGCGATTCAGGCCGTGGTCAGTTCAGGGTTGGCGGTGATGGTCAGCATGGAAAGCCTGGTGACCGAAGACCTGCGCGTGCTCGGCAGCGAGGAAGGTTTTCCGCCGCTGCCGTCGATGAACCTGCGCTTGCTGCGCAACCCGGCGATGACCTCGCCGATCACCGACTGCCTGGCGGAATACATCCTCGAAGGCTTCAGACTTTAA
- a CDS encoding winged helix-turn-helix domain-containing protein encodes MPADLSFSLKQARRMALAAQGFSGRQPPALIKAAHLNRLIDRLGVLQIDSVNAVVRSHYLPLFSRLGNYSPLILEHAAWSQGRRRSLFEYWGHEASLLPMALYPLMRWRMERARQGQGIYSQMARFGREQQATIQRVLQTVERQGALGAGSLSTREERAGPWWDWSDEKHALEWLFAAGLVTVAGRRGFERLYDLPERVIPGEILQQTTLSEAEAQRGLLLHSATALGVGTEKDLRDYFRLDPADSRNRLAELVEDGQLLTCRVQGWKALAFCLPDPKVPRKVPASALLSPFDSLIWERARTERLFDFRYRLEIYTPQDKRVYGYYVLPFLHNERIAARVDLRAERANGRLAVHAVHEEEPGLDEEGMLALALNLRQMADWLGLEQVQLNCLRPSADRLRVAMANIGVGL; translated from the coding sequence ATGCCCGCCGATCTGTCTTTTTCACTTAAGCAAGCACGACGCATGGCGCTGGCGGCCCAGGGTTTTTCCGGGCGCCAGCCGCCTGCATTGATCAAGGCTGCGCACCTCAACCGGTTGATTGATCGCCTGGGCGTGCTGCAAATCGATTCGGTCAACGCCGTGGTGCGCTCCCACTACTTGCCGCTGTTTTCCCGCTTGGGCAATTACTCGCCGTTGATCCTTGAACACGCAGCGTGGAGCCAGGGCCGTCGGCGTTCATTGTTCGAATACTGGGGCCACGAGGCGTCATTACTGCCGATGGCGTTGTACCCGTTGATGCGGTGGCGCATGGAGCGGGCCAGGCAGGGGCAGGGGATTTATTCGCAAATGGCGCGTTTTGGCCGCGAGCAACAGGCCACGATTCAGCGGGTATTGCAGACCGTCGAGCGCCAGGGCGCATTGGGGGCTGGCAGTTTGTCGACGCGCGAGGAGCGCGCCGGGCCCTGGTGGGACTGGAGTGATGAAAAGCATGCGCTGGAATGGCTATTTGCCGCCGGACTGGTGACCGTCGCCGGTCGGCGCGGGTTTGAGCGGCTGTATGACTTGCCGGAACGGGTTATCCCGGGCGAAATCCTTCAACAAACGACGTTAAGCGAAGCCGAGGCCCAGCGCGGCTTGCTGCTGCACAGCGCTACCGCGCTGGGCGTGGGCACGGAAAAAGACCTGCGCGACTATTTCCGTCTCGACCCTGCCGACAGCCGCAATCGCCTGGCTGAACTGGTCGAAGACGGCCAATTGCTGACCTGCCGGGTTCAAGGCTGGAAAGCCCTGGCGTTCTGCCTGCCCGATCCCAAAGTGCCGCGCAAAGTACCCGCCAGCGCCTTGTTGTCGCCTTTTGATTCATTGATCTGGGAGCGTGCGCGCACCGAGCGCTTGTTCGATTTCCGTTACCGCCTGGAGATCTACACGCCGCAAGACAAGCGGGTGTACGGCTATTACGTGTTGCCCTTCCTGCACAACGAACGCATCGCCGCGCGCGTGGATTTGCGCGCCGAACGCGCCAACGGGCGGCTGGCGGTGCACGCGGTGCACGAGGAAGAGCCGGGGCTGGATGAGGAGGGGATGCTGGCGCTGGCGTTGAATTTGCGACAGATGGCTGACTGGTTGGGGTTGGAGCAGGTGCAGCTCAACTGTCTGCGGCCGAGTGCTGACCGTTTGAGGGTGGCCATGGCAAATATCGGTGTTGGTTTGTAG
- a CDS encoding alpha/beta hydrolase, which translates to MNTIGKALTGTLLALSISNAFAATGDVEHTTQAFLDVLNAGTGKPMEQLTPKDARAVLTGPQASVKLTLPAADVSQKTIEVDGKPLNLTIVRPAGVKGTLPVFMFFHGGGWVLGDYPTHERLVRDLVVGSGAAAVFVNYTPSPEAHYPVAINQAYGATQWVAEHGQEINVDGKRLAVAGNSVGGNMAAVVSLMAKDKGTPAIKFQLLLWPVTDANFETASYNQFAEGHFLTKNMMKWFWDNYTTDAKQRAEVYASPLRATTDQLKGLPPALIQTAGADVLRDEGEAYARKLDAAGVPVTAVRYNGMIHDYGLLNVVSQVPEVRSALLQASQELKQHLK; encoded by the coding sequence ATGAACACAATTGGTAAAGCGCTCACCGGCACCCTGCTCGCCCTGTCCATCAGCAACGCCTTCGCCGCTACCGGCGATGTCGAGCACACCACCCAGGCTTTTCTGGATGTGTTGAACGCAGGCACCGGCAAACCGATGGAGCAACTGACACCGAAGGACGCCCGCGCGGTGTTGACCGGCCCGCAAGCCAGCGTGAAGCTGACCCTGCCCGCAGCGGATGTGAGCCAGAAAACCATCGAGGTTGATGGCAAGCCGCTGAACCTGACCATCGTGCGGCCAGCCGGAGTCAAAGGCACATTGCCGGTGTTCATGTTCTTCCACGGTGGCGGCTGGGTGCTGGGGGATTACCCGACCCATGAACGTCTGGTACGGGACTTGGTGGTGGGTTCGGGGGCTGCCGCGGTGTTCGTCAACTACACCCCTTCGCCGGAAGCGCATTACCCGGTCGCAATCAACCAGGCTTACGGCGCGACACAATGGGTGGCCGAGCATGGCCAGGAAATCAACGTGGATGGCAAGCGCCTGGCGGTCGCAGGCAACAGCGTCGGCGGCAATATGGCGGCAGTGGTCAGCCTGATGGCCAAGGACAAAGGCACACCGGCGATCAAATTCCAGCTGCTGCTGTGGCCGGTGACTGATGCGAACTTCGAAACGGCGTCCTACAACCAGTTCGCCGAAGGGCACTTCCTCACCAAAAACATGATGAAGTGGTTCTGGGACAACTACACCACCGACGCCAAACAACGCGCCGAGGTCTACGCCTCACCGCTGCGGGCCACCACCGATCAGTTGAAAGGCTTGCCGCCGGCACTGATTCAGACCGCCGGTGCCGACGTACTGCGCGACGAAGGCGAGGCGTATGCCCGCAAGCTGGATGCCGCCGGCGTACCGGTGACCGCCGTGCGCTACAACGGCATGATTCACGACTACGGTTTGCTCAACGTGGTCAGCCAGGTCCCCGAAGTGCGTTCGGCCTTGTTGCAAGCGTCGCAGGAACTGAAACAACACTTGAAGTAA
- a CDS encoding elongation factor P, with protein sequence MKTGKELKPGTVIRLENDPWLVQKAEFTKSGRNSAIMKTKLKNLLTGYKTEIVYSADDKLDDVILDRKEATLSFISGDTYTFMDTTDYTMYELNAEDIEAVLPFIEEGMEDVCEAIFFEERLVSVELPTTIVRKVAYTEGSARGDTSGKVMKPAKLSNGTELQVADFIEIDDLIEIDTREGGSYKGRAKK encoded by the coding sequence ATGAAAACTGGTAAAGAACTGAAACCCGGTACAGTGATCCGTCTCGAAAACGACCCTTGGCTGGTTCAGAAAGCTGAGTTCACCAAGTCTGGTCGTAACAGCGCAATCATGAAGACCAAGCTGAAGAACCTGCTGACCGGTTACAAGACCGAGATCGTTTACAGCGCCGACGACAAACTGGACGACGTGATCCTGGACCGCAAGGAAGCGACTCTGTCCTTCATCAGCGGTGACACCTACACGTTCATGGACACCACCGACTACACCATGTACGAGCTGAACGCCGAAGATATCGAAGCCGTTCTGCCGTTCATCGAAGAAGGCATGGAAGACGTCTGCGAAGCCATTTTCTTCGAAGAGCGCCTGGTTTCCGTAGAGCTGCCGACCACCATCGTGCGTAAAGTGGCCTACACCGAAGGTTCCGCTCGCGGTGACACTTCGGGCAAGGTGATGAAGCCTGCCAAACTGAGCAACGGTACCGAACTGCAAGTGGCCGATTTCATCGAAATCGACGACCTGATCGAGATCGACACCCGCGAAGGTGGTTCGTACAAAGGTCGCGCCAAGAAGTAA
- a CDS encoding DUF1127 domain-containing protein has product MKGQKGFVLMTKRPFSGLFHTLARWQTLHHERQLLASLSDEALKDIGLNRGDVEQERHLHFWQDPLRK; this is encoded by the coding sequence ATGAAAGGTCAGAAAGGTTTTGTGTTGATGACGAAACGTCCGTTTTCCGGGCTGTTTCACACGCTGGCGCGTTGGCAGACGCTGCATCATGAGCGTCAATTGCTGGCGAGTCTGAGCGACGAGGCGCTCAAGGATATCGGACTCAACCGTGGTGATGTCGAGCAGGAGCGCCACCTGCATTTCTGGCAAGACCCGCTGCGAAAATGA
- a CDS encoding crotonase/enoyl-CoA hydratase family protein encodes MNQASSSRVSRELQGHVLLLGLDRVAKRNAFDLDLLNELSLAYGEFDRNDDARVAVVFAHGDHFTAGLDLASVSGVMAGGWQPPLGGCDPWGVFAGPRVNKPVIVAAQGYCLTIGIELMLAADINLCASNTRFAQMEVQRGIFPFGGATLRFHQIAGWGNAMRWLLTGDEFDAHEALRLGLVQEVMASEDLLPRALELANRIARQAPLGVQATLMSARLARMEGEAVAAAALQPVVEQLLDSEDAKEGVRAMLEKRPGVFKGI; translated from the coding sequence ATGAATCAAGCCAGTAGCAGTCGCGTCAGCCGTGAATTGCAAGGCCATGTCCTGCTGTTGGGCCTGGACCGGGTTGCCAAACGCAACGCCTTCGACCTGGATTTGCTCAATGAACTGAGCCTGGCTTATGGCGAATTTGATCGAAATGACGATGCGCGGGTCGCCGTGGTGTTTGCCCATGGCGACCACTTCACCGCCGGGCTGGACCTGGCCAGCGTCAGCGGCGTGATGGCCGGAGGATGGCAACCGCCGTTGGGCGGTTGCGACCCTTGGGGCGTGTTCGCCGGCCCCAGGGTCAACAAACCGGTGATCGTCGCCGCACAGGGTTACTGCCTGACCATCGGCATCGAGCTGATGCTGGCAGCCGATATCAACCTCTGCGCCAGCAACACCCGCTTCGCGCAGATGGAAGTGCAGCGTGGGATCTTTCCGTTTGGCGGCGCGACATTACGCTTTCATCAAATAGCCGGCTGGGGCAATGCCATGCGCTGGCTGCTGACCGGTGACGAGTTCGACGCCCATGAAGCCCTGCGCCTGGGCCTGGTGCAGGAAGTAATGGCCAGCGAAGACTTGCTGCCCCGCGCCCTCGAGCTGGCCAACCGCATTGCGCGCCAGGCACCGCTGGGGGTGCAGGCTACCTTGATGTCGGCGCGATTGGCGCGCATGGAAGGTGAGGCCGTCGCGGCGGCGGCGTTGCAGCCTGTCGTAGAGCAGCTGCTGGACAGTGAGGATGCCAAGGAAGGTGTACGGGCGATGCTCGAGAAACGGCCCGGGGTGTTCAAAGGCATATGA
- a CDS encoding class II 3-deoxy-7-phosphoheptulonate synthase — protein MSQPWSPDSWRALPIQQQPRYPDAAHLLQVEQNLASYPPLVFAGEARELRRQFAEVTQGRAFLLQGGDCAESFAEFSAAKIRDTFKVLLQMAIVMTFAAGCPVVKVGRMAGQFAKPRSANDETIDGITLPAYRGDIVNGIGFDEKSRVPDPDRLLQSYHQSTATLNLLRAFAQGGFADLHQVHKWNLDFIANSALAEKYSQLADRIDETLAFMRACGMDDSPQLRETSFFTAHEALLLNYEQAFVRRDSLTNDYYDCSAHMLWIGDRTRQLDGAHVEFLRGVNNPIGVKVGPSMNPEDLIRLIDILNPDNDPGRLNLIARMGAGKVGDHLPGLIRAVQREGKQVLWSSDPMHGNTIKASSGYKTRDFAQILGEVKDFFQVHQAEGSYAGGIHIEMTGQNVTECIGGARPITEDGLSDRYHTHCDPRMNADQSLELAFLIAETLKQVKR, from the coding sequence ATGAGCCAACCCTGGAGCCCCGACAGCTGGCGCGCCCTGCCAATCCAGCAACAACCCCGGTACCCGGACGCTGCGCACTTGCTGCAAGTGGAGCAGAACCTGGCCAGCTACCCGCCACTGGTGTTTGCCGGGGAAGCCCGCGAGTTGCGCCGTCAGTTCGCCGAAGTGACCCAGGGCCGCGCCTTCCTGCTGCAGGGCGGCGACTGCGCCGAAAGCTTCGCCGAGTTCTCCGCCGCGAAAATCCGCGACACCTTTAAGGTGCTGCTGCAAATGGCCATCGTGATGACCTTCGCCGCCGGCTGCCCGGTGGTGAAAGTCGGACGCATGGCGGGCCAGTTCGCCAAGCCGCGCTCGGCCAATGATGAAACGATCGACGGCATCACCCTGCCCGCCTACCGGGGCGATATCGTCAACGGTATCGGCTTCGACGAAAAAAGCCGCGTGCCGGACCCGGACCGTTTGCTGCAGTCCTACCACCAGTCCACCGCCACCCTCAACCTGCTGCGCGCCTTTGCCCAGGGCGGTTTCGCCGACCTGCACCAGGTGCACAAGTGGAACCTGGACTTCATCGCCAACTCTGCCCTGGCCGAAAAGTACAGCCAACTGGCCGACCGCATCGACGAAACCCTGGCGTTCATGCGCGCCTGCGGCATGGACGACTCGCCGCAACTGCGCGAAACCAGCTTTTTTACCGCCCACGAAGCTCTGCTGTTGAACTACGAACAAGCCTTCGTGCGCCGCGACAGCCTGACCAACGACTACTACGACTGCTCGGCCCACATGCTCTGGATCGGCGACCGCACCCGTCAACTCGACGGCGCCCATGTGGAATTCCTGCGCGGGGTGAACAACCCGATCGGCGTGAAAGTCGGCCCGAGCATGAACCCCGAGGACCTGATCCGCCTGATCGACATTCTCAACCCGGACAACGACCCCGGCCGCCTCAACCTGATCGCGCGCATGGGCGCGGGGAAAGTCGGCGACCACTTGCCCGGCCTGATCCGCGCGGTGCAGCGCGAAGGCAAGCAGGTGCTGTGGAGTTCCGACCCGATGCACGGCAACACCATCAAGGCCAGCAGCGGTTACAAGACCCGCGACTTTGCGCAGATTCTTGGCGAGGTGAAAGACTTCTTCCAGGTGCATCAGGCCGAAGGCAGCTATGCCGGCGGGATTCATATCGAGATGACCGGGCAGAATGTCACCGAGTGCATCGGCGGCGCGCGGCCCATTACTGAAGACGGTTTGTCGGACCGTTATCACACTCACTGCGACCCGCGGATGAATGCCGATCAGTCGCTGGAGCTGGCGTTTCTGATTGCCGAGACGTTGAAACAGGTCAAACGTTGA
- a CDS encoding spermidine synthase, which yields MTEERVERLLAEVHDDFGMIRVLEVADYRFLEFGDAIEQSCVFTADPSWLEYDYTRAMLIGALCHEQAESALFLGLGAGTLTQACLKFLSLEDVEAIELRPDVPRLAIEYLGLDDDPRLYIRIGDALQLLDTAESADLIFVDLYTDVGPGVGHLAWTFLENCQKKLNPGGWLVINQWATDDGKPLGAALLRGLYHRHYWELPVKEGNVILLVPSDLDQELDVPALSARAEALAPRLGYSLQSLIKAIRPAT from the coding sequence ATGACCGAAGAGCGTGTCGAGCGCCTGCTGGCCGAGGTCCACGATGACTTCGGCATGATCCGTGTGCTCGAAGTGGCCGATTACCGTTTTCTCGAATTTGGCGACGCCATCGAGCAAAGTTGCGTCTTCACCGCCGACCCGAGCTGGCTGGAATACGACTACACCCGTGCCATGCTGATTGGCGCGCTGTGCCATGAACAGGCGGAAAGCGCGCTGTTTTTGGGGTTGGGCGCCGGCACGTTGACCCAGGCATGTCTCAAGTTTCTGTCGCTGGAAGACGTCGAGGCCATCGAACTGCGCCCCGACGTGCCGCGCCTGGCCATTGAGTACCTCGGGCTGGATGACGACCCGCGCTTGTACATTCGCATTGGCGACGCCTTGCAATTGCTGGATACCGCCGAGTCGGCCGACTTGATTTTCGTCGACCTGTACACCGATGTCGGCCCTGGCGTGGGGCACCTCGCCTGGACCTTCCTGGAAAACTGCCAGAAAAAACTCAACCCCGGCGGCTGGCTGGTGATCAATCAGTGGGCGACCGATGATGGCAAACCGCTGGGCGCGGCGTTGTTGCGCGGGTTGTACCACCGGCATTATTGGGAGCTGCCGGTGAAGGAGGGCAATGTGATTCTGCTGGTGCCGTCCGATCTGGATCAGGAACTGGATGTGCCGGCGCTGTCGGCCCGTGCCGAAGCCTTGGCGCCGCGCCTGGGCTATTCGTTGCAGTCGCTGATCAAGGCGATTCGGCCGGCAACTTGA
- a CDS encoding sulfite exporter TauE/SafE family protein, with amino-acid sequence MLDLAMYLVLGAALGTVGGLFGIGGGLIAIPVLGVLFGLDQQIAQGTALVMVVPNVMLALWRYHQRNRIELRHALPLGVMGFSFAWLGSIWAVGLDAGAMRVGFIAFLLTLAAYNLLRMFTRNAPPTAEMRYSWPWLGVLGAASGSMGGLFGVGGAVVATPVLTSLFGTTQVVAQGLSLALALPSTSVTLVTYAWHHEVDWAIGVPLAVGGLLSISWGVKVAHALPERILRGLFCGFLAVCAVMLTFKV; translated from the coding sequence GTGTTGGATTTAGCGATGTATCTGGTATTGGGCGCGGCCCTCGGTACGGTGGGCGGCCTGTTTGGCATTGGTGGCGGGCTGATCGCGATTCCGGTGCTGGGCGTGTTGTTCGGCCTCGATCAGCAAATTGCCCAAGGCACGGCGCTGGTCATGGTGGTGCCCAACGTGATGCTGGCCCTGTGGCGTTATCACCAGCGCAACCGCATCGAACTGCGCCACGCGTTGCCGTTGGGCGTGATGGGTTTCAGCTTTGCCTGGCTCGGCTCGATCTGGGCGGTAGGCCTGGACGCCGGGGCGATGCGCGTCGGTTTTATCGCCTTTCTGCTCACACTGGCGGCCTACAACCTGCTGCGCATGTTTACCCGCAATGCGCCGCCGACTGCCGAGATGCGCTACTCATGGCCATGGCTCGGCGTGCTCGGCGCCGCTTCCGGCTCGATGGGCGGCCTGTTTGGTGTCGGTGGCGCGGTGGTGGCCACGCCGGTGCTGACCAGCCTGTTCGGCACGACACAAGTGGTCGCACAAGGGCTTTCCCTGGCGCTGGCATTGCCCAGCACCAGTGTGACGCTGGTGACCTACGCCTGGCACCATGAAGTGGACTGGGCAATCGGCGTGCCCCTGGCTGTCGGTGGCCTGCTGAGCATCAGTTGGGGCGTGAAAGTCGCCCATGCATTGCCGGAGCGTATATTGCGCGGGCTGTTCTGCGGCTTTCTGGCCGTGTGCGCGGTGATGCTGACCTTTAAAGTCTGA
- a CDS encoding LysR family transcriptional regulator → MNPNTLTDQLGLFLDVLETGSFSAAARRHPLTPSAVARRIDSLEASVGSRLFQRSTHAVVPTPAGLAFAERARRIVSELQLARAEAVSLSHAPEGLIRVDAPAAFGRRHLAPVIADFLNVYPGLDVHLHLIDSFVDMQGTHLGKVDLVLRAGHIVDTRLIATPLASIVRIACASPAYLKSRGTPTHPSELSEHDGLDWDGLAPTFAWRFEMDGRRATYRPRRIRMGANNAEALLSGALAGLGIAHLPTWLASEYLVRGELLPLFCENGLPSPETTGIYALRLEQQASARSRLLLEYLKSRFSPVPPWDLALQSGLV, encoded by the coding sequence ATGAACCCCAATACCCTCACCGATCAACTCGGCCTGTTTCTGGATGTGCTGGAAACCGGCAGCTTCTCCGCCGCCGCCCGCCGTCATCCACTGACGCCTTCGGCGGTGGCCCGGCGTATCGATAGCCTGGAAGCCTCGGTAGGCAGCCGTTTGTTTCAGCGCAGCACCCACGCCGTGGTGCCGACGCCTGCCGGGTTGGCGTTTGCCGAGCGGGCGCGGCGAATAGTCAGTGAGTTGCAGCTGGCGCGCGCCGAAGCCGTGTCCCTCAGCCATGCGCCGGAAGGCCTGATTCGTGTCGATGCCCCAGCCGCGTTTGGTCGCCGGCATTTGGCGCCGGTAATTGCCGACTTTCTGAACGTGTACCCGGGGCTGGATGTGCACCTGCACTTGATCGACAGTTTCGTCGATATGCAGGGCACGCACTTGGGCAAGGTCGATCTGGTGCTGCGCGCCGGGCATATTGTGGACACGCGGCTGATTGCGACACCGCTGGCCAGCATTGTACGGATCGCCTGTGCGAGCCCGGCCTACCTGAAAAGCCGTGGCACGCCCACTCATCCGAGCGAACTGAGCGAGCACGACGGCCTGGATTGGGACGGCCTGGCGCCAACCTTCGCCTGGCGTTTCGAAATGGACGGCCGGCGCGCTACGTACCGGCCACGCCGCATCCGCATGGGTGCCAACAACGCCGAAGCGCTGCTTTCGGGTGCCCTCGCCGGGCTGGGGATTGCACATCTGCCTACCTGGCTGGCCAGCGAATACTTGGTGCGCGGCGAACTGTTGCCACTGTTTTGCGAAAACGGCCTGCCCAGCCCGGAAACCACCGGCATCTACGCGCTGCGCCTGGAACAACAGGCCAGCGCCCGCAGCCGTCTGCTTCTGGAATACTTGAAGTCACGTTTCAGCCCGGTGCCGCCATGGGATCTGGCGCTGCAAAGTGGGTTGGTCTGA
- a CDS encoding organic hydroperoxide resistance protein, which translates to MQTLYTAVATATGGRDGRAVSSDNILDVKLSTPKELGGAGGQATNPEQLFAAGYSACFIGALKFVASQTKRKIPDDASITAHVGIGQIPGGFGLDIDLNINLPGLAQDDAQSLVEAAHQVCPYSNATRGNVDVRLHVTV; encoded by the coding sequence ATGCAAACTCTCTATACCGCAGTAGCCACCGCCACCGGCGGCCGTGACGGCCGTGCTGTTTCCAGCGACAACATCCTCGACGTCAAACTCTCCACCCCCAAAGAGCTCGGTGGGGCCGGTGGTCAGGCGACCAACCCGGAACAACTGTTCGCTGCCGGTTACTCGGCCTGCTTTATCGGCGCACTGAAATTCGTCGCCAGCCAGACCAAGCGCAAAATCCCGGATGACGCTTCGATCACTGCCCACGTCGGCATCGGCCAGATCCCCGGCGGTTTCGGTCTGGACATCGACCTGAACATCAACCTGCCCGGCCTGGCCCAGGACGACGCGCAAAGCCTGGTCGAAGCTGCCCATCAAGTCTGCCCGTACTCCAACGCCACCCGTGGCAACGTTGATGTACGCCTGCACGTGACCGTCTGA